A window of the Streptomyces sp. Ag109_O5-10 genome harbors these coding sequences:
- a CDS encoding VOC family protein: protein MALVTAAVVVLDCAEPEKLAEFYREFLDGEDGEASANLVGIRTADGFHIAFRRDVNATPPSWPRPENSLQAHLEFLVEDLDEAERRVVALGGRPIETKDPAGPYEERGYADPAGHSFTLRLVPSAAPKQG, encoded by the coding sequence ATGGCACTGGTGACCGCGGCCGTCGTGGTGCTGGACTGCGCAGAACCCGAGAAACTCGCCGAGTTCTACCGGGAGTTCCTGGACGGCGAGGACGGCGAGGCCTCGGCCAACCTGGTCGGGATCAGGACCGCCGACGGCTTCCACATCGCCTTCCGGCGCGACGTCAACGCGACCCCGCCCAGCTGGCCACGGCCCGAGAACTCGCTCCAGGCCCATCTCGAATTCCTGGTCGAGGACCTCGACGAGGCCGAGCGCCGGGTGGTCGCCCTGGGCGGACGTCCCATCGAGACGAAGGACCCGGCCGGCCCGTACGAGGAACGCGGGTACGCCGACCCGGCCGGACACTCCTTCACGCTGCGCCTGGTGCCGTCCGCGGCACCCAAGCAGGGCTGA
- a CDS encoding cytochrome P450 has protein sequence MNELTDLTETTSPAGRADPVAWPQDRTCPYHPPTGYDPLRDGAPLSRVTLYDGRTVWAVTGHGAARALLSDPRLSSDRRREDFPMPNARFAAARERRQVALLGLDDPEHQIQRRMLIPDFTLKRATGMRPAIQRIVDELLDRMIAAGPPADLVSSFALPVPSMVICDLLGVPYADHEFFEAQSRRLLRGPAPADSLDARDQLEAYLGDLADRKSRDEAPGDGVLDDLVHERLREGELDRAEVVALALILLVAGHETTANMISLGTFTLLQQPERLAELRADPGLVPAAVEELMRMLSIADGLLRVALEDIRLDGTTIRKGDGVVFATSVINRDEAVYDDPDTLDWHRPARHHVAFGFGIHQCLGQNLARTELEIALRTLWERLPDLRLAAPPEKIPFKPGDTIQGMLELPVTW, from the coding sequence ATGAACGAACTGACGGACCTGACGGAAACCACCTCTCCCGCCGGCCGGGCCGACCCCGTGGCCTGGCCGCAGGACCGCACGTGCCCCTACCACCCGCCCACCGGATACGACCCGCTGCGCGACGGCGCCCCGCTGTCCCGCGTCACCCTCTACGACGGCCGCACCGTCTGGGCGGTCACCGGCCACGGCGCGGCCCGGGCGCTGCTCTCCGACCCCCGGCTCTCCAGCGACCGCCGGCGGGAGGACTTCCCGATGCCGAACGCCCGGTTCGCGGCCGCCCGGGAGCGCCGCCAGGTCGCACTGCTCGGCCTCGACGACCCCGAGCACCAGATCCAGCGCCGGATGCTGATCCCGGACTTCACCCTCAAACGCGCGACCGGGATGCGGCCCGCCATCCAGCGGATCGTCGACGAACTGCTCGACCGGATGATCGCCGCGGGACCGCCCGCCGATCTGGTGAGCTCCTTCGCGCTGCCCGTGCCGTCCATGGTCATCTGCGACCTGCTCGGTGTGCCCTACGCCGACCACGAGTTCTTCGAGGCGCAGTCCCGGCGGCTGCTGCGCGGTCCGGCGCCTGCCGACTCCCTGGACGCGCGCGACCAGCTGGAGGCCTATCTGGGCGACCTGGCCGACCGCAAGAGCCGGGACGAGGCGCCCGGCGACGGGGTCCTCGACGACCTCGTGCACGAGCGGCTGCGCGAGGGCGAACTGGACCGCGCCGAGGTCGTGGCGCTGGCCCTCATCCTGCTGGTCGCCGGGCACGAGACGACCGCCAACATGATCTCGCTCGGCACCTTCACCCTGCTCCAGCAGCCCGAGCGGCTCGCCGAACTGCGCGCCGATCCCGGGCTGGTGCCCGCCGCCGTCGAGGAACTGATGCGGATGCTGTCCATCGCCGACGGGCTGCTGCGCGTCGCCCTGGAGGACATCCGGCTGGACGGCACCACCATCCGCAAGGGTGACGGCGTGGTCTTCGCGACGTCGGTCATCAACCGGGACGAGGCGGTGTACGACGACCCCGACACCCTGGACTGGCACCGCCCGGCCCGCCACCACGTGGCCTTCGGTTTCGGCATCCACCAGTGCCTGGGCCAGAACCTGGCCCGCACCGAGCTGGAGATCGCCCTGCGCACCCTGTGGGAGCGGCTCCCGGACCTGCGGCTCGCCGCACCGCCGGAGAAGATTCCCTTCAAACCCGGCGACACGATCCAGGGGATGCTGGAACTCCCCGTGACCTGGTAA
- a CDS encoding ferredoxin, which yields MHIEIDTDVCIGAGQCALTAPNVFTQDDDGFSALLPGKEDGGGDPLVKEAARACPVSAITVKEPTG from the coding sequence ATGCACATCGAGATCGACACGGACGTCTGCATCGGCGCGGGGCAGTGCGCCCTGACCGCCCCGAACGTCTTCACCCAGGACGACGACGGCTTCAGCGCCCTGCTCCCCGGCAAGGAGGACGGGGGCGGCGACCCGCTCGTCAAGGAGGCAGCCCGGGCCTGCCCGGTGAGCGCCATCACCGTCAAGGAACCGACGGGTTAG
- a CDS encoding cation diffusion facilitator family transporter, producing MVSRTPSQNQSEQPHADRRTRVTVYVALAANLVIAAAKAVGGVLAGSPALLSEAAHSVADSLNEVFLLAALRRSRRPPDARHPFGYGKERFFWALLAAVGIFVMGGCFSFLQGIEALRDGADEKLSGYVAGLVVLGVALLAEGASLFRALHQARGESRGLRDPALRTVIAEDGTAVLGVCLAIVGMVLHMVTGQVVWEASASLAIGVLLVFVAYRLGADARDQLIGEAADPELSDRIREQLEAEPEIDSVEALYTMQMGLESTLVAARVDLVPGLESEEVEEVLVRIKRALAETFHETDQIFLDVTDRSAREAYESPAATGERGGA from the coding sequence GTGGTGAGCAGGACACCATCGCAGAACCAATCGGAACAGCCGCATGCCGACCGCCGGACCCGCGTGACCGTGTACGTGGCGCTCGCCGCCAACCTGGTCATCGCGGCCGCCAAGGCCGTCGGCGGAGTCCTCGCGGGCTCGCCCGCCCTGCTGTCCGAGGCCGCGCACTCCGTCGCCGACAGCCTGAACGAGGTGTTCCTGCTGGCGGCCCTGCGCCGCAGCCGGCGCCCGCCCGACGCGCGGCACCCGTTCGGCTACGGCAAGGAGCGCTTCTTCTGGGCCCTGCTCGCGGCCGTCGGGATCTTCGTCATGGGCGGCTGCTTCTCCTTCCTCCAGGGGATCGAGGCACTGCGCGACGGCGCGGACGAAAAACTCAGCGGCTACGTGGCCGGCCTGGTCGTGCTGGGCGTCGCCCTGCTCGCCGAGGGCGCGTCCCTGTTCCGCGCGCTGCACCAGGCCCGCGGGGAGTCGCGGGGGCTGCGGGATCCGGCCCTGCGCACGGTGATCGCCGAGGACGGCACCGCTGTGCTCGGCGTCTGCCTCGCGATCGTCGGCATGGTGCTGCACATGGTGACCGGCCAGGTGGTCTGGGAGGCGTCGGCCTCACTGGCGATCGGCGTCCTGCTGGTGTTCGTCGCGTACCGGCTGGGCGCCGACGCCCGCGACCAGCTGATCGGGGAGGCCGCGGATCCGGAGCTCAGCGACAGGATCCGGGAGCAGCTGGAGGCGGAGCCGGAGATCGACAGTGTGGAGGCGCTCTACACGATGCAGATGGGCCTCGAGTCGACCCTGGTCGCGGCCCGCGTCGACCTGGTGCCCGGCCTCGAGAGCGAGGAGGTGGAGGAGGTCCTGGTGCGCATCAAGCGGGCCCTCGCCGAGACGTTCCACGAGACCGACCAGATCTTCCTGGACGTGACGGACCGCTCCGCGCGGGAGGCGTACGAAAGCCCCGCCGCGACGGGGGAACGCGGCGGGGCCTGA
- a CDS encoding glutathione S-transferase family protein: protein MSGGDGNSALGHKAFKRSLSHFTDRITADGRDGWPVAAGRYRLVVSRACPWASRAVISRRLLGLEDALSLAVTDPVQDDRSWRFTLDPGGRDPVLGIRYLSEAYDRRETGYPGGVSVPAVVDVPSGKLVTNDYQQLTLDLATEWTALHRDGAPDLYPARHRDEIDAVTAEVYEDVNNGVYRAGFAHEQRTYEEACAGVFRRLELLAGRLAGRRYLVGDTITEADIRLFTTLVRFDAVYHGHFKCNRYKLAESPVLWAYARDLYQTPGFGDTVDFDHIKRHYYQVHTGINPTRVVPLGPDLAGWLAPHHREQLGGRPFGDGTPPGPVRPAEEVAVAGRP from the coding sequence ATGAGCGGCGGCGACGGCAACAGCGCGCTGGGACACAAGGCATTCAAACGGTCCCTCAGTCACTTCACGGACCGGATCACCGCGGACGGACGCGACGGCTGGCCGGTGGCGGCCGGACGCTACCGGCTGGTGGTCAGCCGTGCCTGCCCGTGGGCGAGCCGGGCGGTGATCTCCCGGCGGCTGCTCGGCCTGGAGGACGCCCTGTCGCTCGCCGTCACCGACCCGGTCCAGGACGACCGCAGCTGGCGTTTCACCCTCGACCCCGGCGGCCGTGACCCGGTGCTCGGCATCCGGTACCTCAGCGAGGCGTACGACCGCCGGGAGACCGGCTACCCCGGCGGGGTGAGCGTGCCGGCGGTGGTGGACGTGCCGAGCGGGAAGCTGGTCACCAACGACTACCAGCAACTCACCCTCGACCTGGCCACCGAGTGGACGGCACTGCACCGGGACGGGGCACCGGACCTGTACCCGGCACGGCACCGGGACGAGATCGACGCGGTGACGGCGGAGGTGTACGAGGACGTCAACAACGGGGTCTACCGGGCCGGGTTCGCACACGAGCAGCGGACGTACGAGGAGGCCTGCGCCGGGGTGTTCCGGCGGCTGGAGCTGCTCGCCGGGCGGCTGGCCGGGCGACGCTACCTGGTCGGGGACACGATCACCGAGGCCGACATCCGGCTGTTCACCACGCTGGTGCGGTTCGACGCCGTCTACCACGGCCACTTCAAGTGCAACCGCTACAAGCTCGCGGAGAGCCCGGTGCTGTGGGCGTACGCCAGGGACCTCTACCAGACGCCGGGATTCGGTGACACCGTCGACTTCGACCACATCAAGCGGCACTACTACCAGGTCCACACCGGGATCAACCCGACCCGTGTCGTGCCCCTCGGTCCGGATCTCGCCGGGTGGCTGGCGCCCCATCACCGGGAGCAGCTCGGCGGCCGGCCCTTCGGGGACGGGACGCCGCCCGGCCCGGTGCGGCCGGCCGAGGAGGTCGCGGTCGCGGGGCGGCCCTGA
- a CDS encoding amidohydrolase yields MHADLLFTGGRVLTDEDPTATAVAVTGERITAVGSAGELRELAGPRTEVVDLAGRLLLPGFQDAHVHPVPAGLELTQCDLSGLRTAEETVAAVRSYADAHPERAWILGGGWSMEAFEGGTPTKELLDAVVPDRPVYLPNRDHHGAWVNSRALELAGIGRDTPDPADGRIERDASGAPGGTLQEGAMQLVGRLAPPAGPADRLAALLHAQRHLHALGITAWQDALIGDFLGMDDPASAYLAAARDGSLTARVAGALWWDRERGAEQIPELVERRAALSHGRFRAGTVKLMLDGVAENGTAALLDPYLDRCGCATRNRGKSFIDPARLPQYVTELDALGFQCHFHALGDRAVRDALDAVEAARAANGMSDTRPHLAHLQVVHPADVPRFARLGAAANIQALWAAHEPQMDELTIPFLGPERAGRQYPFGSLLRSGARLAGGSDWPVSSPDPLQGIHVAVNRVEPGGDAPVFLPAERLELAAAVRAYTAGSAYVNHLDDTGRVAVGMLADLVVLDRDPFAGPPERIADTRVAYTYVGGARVYSAQEV; encoded by the coding sequence ATGCACGCAGATCTGCTCTTCACCGGTGGCCGCGTCCTCACTGACGAGGACCCCACGGCCACCGCCGTCGCCGTCACCGGCGAGCGCATCACCGCCGTCGGCTCCGCCGGGGAGCTGCGGGAGCTCGCCGGGCCGCGCACCGAGGTGGTCGACCTCGCCGGGCGGCTGCTGCTGCCCGGGTTCCAGGACGCGCACGTCCATCCGGTCCCGGCGGGCCTCGAACTGACCCAGTGCGACCTGTCCGGGCTGCGGACCGCCGAGGAGACCGTGGCCGCCGTACGCTCCTACGCCGACGCGCATCCGGAACGGGCGTGGATCCTGGGCGGCGGGTGGTCCATGGAGGCGTTCGAGGGCGGTACGCCGACGAAGGAGCTGCTGGACGCCGTCGTACCGGACCGGCCGGTGTACCTGCCCAACCGGGACCATCACGGGGCGTGGGTCAACAGCCGGGCACTGGAGCTGGCCGGGATCGGCCGCGACACGCCCGACCCGGCGGACGGGCGGATCGAGCGGGACGCCTCGGGCGCGCCGGGCGGCACGCTCCAGGAGGGCGCGATGCAGCTGGTCGGCCGGCTCGCCCCGCCGGCCGGCCCGGCGGACCGGTTGGCGGCGCTGCTGCACGCGCAGCGCCATCTGCACGCGCTGGGCATCACGGCCTGGCAGGACGCGCTGATCGGGGACTTCCTCGGCATGGACGACCCGGCGTCGGCGTATCTGGCGGCGGCCCGGGACGGTTCGCTGACCGCGCGGGTGGCCGGGGCGCTGTGGTGGGACCGGGAGCGGGGAGCCGAGCAGATTCCCGAACTCGTCGAGAGGCGGGCCGCGTTGAGCCATGGCAGGTTCCGGGCGGGCACGGTGAAGCTGATGCTGGACGGGGTCGCCGAGAACGGCACGGCGGCGCTGCTCGACCCCTACCTGGACAGGTGCGGCTGCGCGACGCGCAACCGGGGCAAGAGCTTCATCGATCCGGCGCGACTGCCGCAGTACGTGACCGAGTTGGACGCCCTCGGCTTCCAGTGCCACTTCCACGCGCTCGGTGACCGGGCCGTTCGGGACGCGCTGGACGCGGTCGAGGCGGCGCGGGCGGCCAACGGGATGAGCGACACGCGGCCCCACCTGGCGCATCTCCAGGTCGTGCACCCCGCCGACGTACCGCGGTTCGCCCGGCTCGGCGCCGCCGCCAACATCCAGGCGCTGTGGGCCGCGCACGAGCCGCAGATGGACGAGCTGACGATCCCCTTCCTCGGCCCGGAACGGGCCGGACGGCAGTACCCGTTCGGGTCGCTGCTGCGTTCCGGGGCGCGGCTCGCGGGCGGCAGCGACTGGCCGGTGAGCAGTCCCGACCCGCTCCAGGGCATCCATGTCGCGGTGAACCGGGTCGAACCGGGCGGCGACGCGCCGGTGTTCCTGCCGGCGGAACGGCTGGAGCTCGCGGCGGCGGTCAGGGCGTACACGGCCGGTTCGGCGTACGTGAACCACCTCGACGACACCGGGCGGGTGGCGGTCGGCATGCTCGCGGATCTGGTGGTCCTGGACCGCGACCCGTTCGCCGGGCCCCCGGAGCGCATCGCGGACACACGCGTCGCGTACACATACGTCGGGGGCGCGCGAGTGTACTCGGCTCAGGAGGTATGA
- a CDS encoding LysE family transporter has translation MTAALLAGLLAGYGIAVPVGAVGTYLVSLTARTSLRTGACAALGVASADGLYALLATVGGAALAAALVPVLGPLRLVSALVLVGLAVRGAAVALRQYRERRLATRAERPVPGPGRAYLGLLGITLLNPTTVIYFAALVVGTRSAEGVRPLEQGVFVLAAFAASASWQLLLAGGGALLGRGLTGHRGRLVTALLSSCVMLALAARMMLSPG, from the coding sequence GTGACGGCCGCGCTCCTGGCCGGCCTGCTCGCCGGATACGGGATCGCCGTCCCGGTCGGCGCGGTCGGCACATATCTAGTGTCCCTCACGGCTCGCACGTCACTGCGGACCGGCGCCTGCGCGGCGCTCGGCGTGGCCAGCGCCGACGGCCTGTACGCCCTGCTGGCGACCGTCGGCGGTGCCGCGCTGGCGGCGGCGCTGGTGCCGGTGCTCGGACCGCTGCGGCTGGTGTCGGCGCTGGTGCTGGTGGGACTCGCCGTACGCGGTGCGGCGGTCGCGCTGCGCCAGTACCGGGAGCGGCGGCTCGCGACCCGGGCCGAGCGGCCGGTACCCGGCCCCGGACGGGCGTATCTCGGCCTCCTCGGGATCACGCTGCTCAACCCCACGACGGTCATCTACTTCGCCGCCCTGGTGGTCGGCACGCGCTCCGCCGAAGGGGTACGGCCGCTGGAGCAGGGGGTCTTCGTCCTCGCGGCCTTCGCCGCGTCCGCGAGCTGGCAGCTCCTGCTGGCGGGCGGCGGGGCGCTCCTCGGCCGCGGCCTGACCGGCCACCGGGGGCGCCTGGTCACGGCGTTGCTGTCGAGTTGCGTGATGCTGGCGCTGGCGGCCCGGATGATGCTGTCTCCCGGCTGA
- a CDS encoding APC family permease yields the protein MTDQPYTADPPALRRSLGVLDGVAVAASSTAATTSIGIGLGVTAGVVGLHLPAIMLLAFVPVLGIAGAYSRLNRVEPNAGNGYVWVGRSLNPWLGFLVGWVNIVATVAFLAYTTAVTGSALLQLAGEAGAHRIGSLALDPGSTAQTTALGIVVLVAVTLTAVTGIRTAARLQTGLLVFEYAVLLGFCGYGIVKGPHPFSLSWFDPFAIPSATALAQGLLLSVFCYWGFEAAFSVNEEVRDPRDASRAGLITLVTMLGLFLLGSVAFQRVLSERELAGHGAEGLAFFGDRLAAQPWAALPLVALMFSAVASLQAGVIPTARGMFAMSRDRTLGPVWSRVSARYGTPAAGTLLIGALAAAVAGLALVIPRLADMIMATVNAVGIVVALSYALTALAAAARFRALLREDWRQGVRAVVLPALSALALLGLGGYLGWSFYTSADHFEVSADNGWFLLATPLVMIGSGFVAAGWAKYVRRSPYFRTGEGTDADAPQLLTTPN from the coding sequence ATGACCGACCAGCCCTACACAGCGGACCCCCCTGCGTTGCGCAGATCCCTCGGCGTCCTGGACGGCGTGGCGGTCGCCGCGTCCAGTACGGCCGCCACCACCAGCATCGGGATCGGGCTGGGGGTGACGGCCGGGGTGGTCGGGCTGCATCTGCCGGCCATCATGCTGCTGGCGTTCGTGCCGGTCCTCGGCATCGCGGGCGCCTACTCCCGGCTGAACCGGGTGGAGCCGAACGCGGGCAACGGCTATGTGTGGGTGGGCCGTTCGCTCAATCCGTGGCTCGGCTTCCTGGTCGGCTGGGTCAACATCGTGGCGACGGTGGCGTTCCTCGCGTACACCACGGCGGTCACGGGATCGGCGTTGCTGCAGCTGGCGGGAGAGGCGGGGGCGCACCGGATCGGCTCGCTCGCCCTCGACCCCGGTTCGACGGCGCAGACCACGGCCCTCGGGATCGTGGTCCTGGTCGCCGTCACCCTCACCGCCGTGACCGGCATCCGTACCGCCGCCCGCCTGCAGACCGGGCTGCTGGTCTTCGAGTACGCGGTCCTGCTCGGGTTCTGCGGCTACGGCATCGTCAAGGGACCGCACCCCTTCAGCCTGAGCTGGTTCGACCCGTTCGCGATCCCGTCGGCCACGGCGCTGGCGCAGGGCCTGCTGCTTTCGGTGTTCTGTTACTGGGGTTTCGAGGCGGCGTTCAGCGTGAACGAGGAGGTCCGCGACCCGCGGGACGCCTCCCGGGCCGGGCTGATCACCCTGGTGACCATGCTGGGCCTTTTCCTGCTCGGCTCGGTGGCCTTCCAGCGGGTGCTGTCGGAGCGGGAGCTGGCCGGCCACGGGGCCGAGGGGCTGGCGTTCTTCGGCGACCGGCTGGCCGCGCAGCCCTGGGCCGCGCTGCCGCTGGTGGCGCTGATGTTCTCGGCGGTGGCCTCGCTGCAGGCCGGGGTGATCCCGACGGCGCGGGGCATGTTCGCGATGAGCCGGGACCGTACCCTCGGGCCGGTGTGGTCCAGGGTCAGCGCCCGGTACGGGACCCCGGCGGCCGGCACCCTGCTGATCGGCGCGCTGGCCGCGGCGGTCGCCGGGCTCGCCCTGGTGATCCCGCGGCTCGCCGACATGATCATGGCGACGGTGAACGCGGTCGGCATCGTCGTCGCCCTGTCGTACGCGCTCACCGCCCTGGCCGCCGCCGCGCGCTTCCGCGCCCTGCTGCGCGAGGACTGGCGGCAGGGGGTACGGGCCGTGGTGCTGCCGGCGCTGAGCGCGCTCGCCCTGCTGGGCCTCGGCGGCTACCTCGGCTGGTCCTTCTACACCTCCGCCGACCACTTCGAGGTCAGCGCGGACAACGGGTGGTTCCTGCTGGCCACCCCGCTGGTGATGATCGGGTCCGGGTTCGTCGCGGCCGGCTGGGCGAAGTACGTGCGCCGGTCGCCGTACTTCCGCACCGGCGAGGGCACCGACGCCGACGCGCCCCAGCTGCTCACGACCCCCAACTGA
- a CDS encoding TetR/AcrR family transcriptional regulator encodes MSERVVPAAARQRRRPTKQGVVLSEELIVETAMRLIEEHGADALSVRRLGRALGADPSSLYRYFRHTDDLMLAVADELIGRTLRAWRPTGDWRADLRDLGLRMHAGALAHPRAAALSAHRVTGRTYEIQAVEAILGILRGAGFPDGEAVRVYHAFVDQALAYGALDSANTALPRAARDAEADVWRATYARLPATSHPHIAATARHLVASMRGSSYPAALDLLLTAAGARLAQQGAGRRPVGD; translated from the coding sequence TTGAGCGAACGTGTCGTCCCGGCCGCCGCACGGCAGCGCCGGCGCCCCACCAAACAGGGCGTGGTCCTCTCCGAGGAGCTGATCGTCGAGACCGCGATGCGGCTGATCGAGGAGCACGGCGCCGACGCCCTGTCGGTGCGCCGCCTCGGGCGTGCCCTGGGCGCCGACCCCAGCTCCCTCTACCGCTACTTCCGGCATACCGACGACCTGATGCTCGCCGTCGCCGACGAGCTGATCGGCCGTACCCTGCGCGCCTGGCGGCCCACCGGGGACTGGCGCGCCGATCTGCGCGACCTCGGCCTGCGGATGCACGCCGGCGCCCTCGCCCACCCTCGCGCCGCGGCGCTCAGTGCCCACCGGGTGACGGGACGGACGTACGAGATCCAGGCCGTCGAGGCCATCCTCGGGATCCTCCGCGGTGCCGGTTTCCCGGACGGCGAGGCGGTCCGCGTCTACCACGCCTTCGTCGACCAGGCCCTCGCGTACGGCGCCCTCGACTCCGCCAACACCGCGCTGCCCAGGGCCGCCCGGGACGCCGAGGCGGACGTGTGGCGGGCGACCTACGCCCGGCTGCCCGCCACCAGTCACCCGCACATCGCGGCCACCGCCCGCCATCTCGTCGCCTCGATGCGGGGCAGCTCCTATCCGGCCGCCCTCGACCTGCTGCTGACGGCGGCCGGGGCCCGGCTCGCTCAACAGGGTGCCGGGAGGCGGCCGGTGGGCGACTGA
- a CDS encoding cytochrome P450 translates to MNDQSPGSPDAPRGCPVAHGSPDLTRLYGPEAATDPSGIYERLRKEHGSVAPVLLEGDIHAWLVLGYRDGRRVLDNPRQFARDARIWRDWQEGRVAENHPLVPMVAWRPDCVSQDGEAHRRLRGAVNDGLQAAVSRGIRRHATYFANKQIDAFADTGHADLVADYAGYLPMLILARVLGLTEAEGRRLVESNAMVFRGGEDAILHDGIIKDILGALVDRKRAEPGSDFTTGLLEHHAALDHDEVVSHLRLVLMAGHSTTSNLLARVLQLVLTDPARLSGLTSGQVTITALVEEVMWNSPPLSVLPGRFAVSDVELGGHRIQEGDLLVLGLAPGNLDPEIRPDPDVSVQGNESHLAFSAGPHECPGQSIGLSIIQIAVDVLLYRLPGLRLAVPAEELTSTASTWMSVLDSLPVEFAV, encoded by the coding sequence ATGAACGACCAGAGCCCCGGCAGCCCCGACGCCCCCCGCGGCTGCCCGGTCGCGCACGGCTCTCCCGACCTGACCCGGTTGTACGGGCCCGAGGCGGCGACCGACCCGTCCGGCATCTACGAACGGCTGCGCAAGGAGCACGGATCGGTCGCTCCGGTGCTGCTGGAGGGCGACATCCACGCCTGGCTGGTGCTGGGCTACCGGGACGGCCGGCGGGTGCTCGACAATCCCCGCCAGTTCGCCCGGGACGCGCGGATCTGGCGGGACTGGCAGGAGGGCCGGGTCGCGGAGAACCATCCGCTGGTTCCGATGGTCGCCTGGCGCCCCGACTGCGTGTCCCAGGACGGCGAGGCACACCGCCGGCTGCGCGGCGCCGTCAACGACGGGCTCCAGGCCGCCGTGAGCCGCGGCATCCGGCGGCATGCCACGTACTTCGCGAACAAGCAGATCGACGCGTTCGCCGACACGGGCCACGCCGACCTGGTGGCGGACTACGCCGGCTACCTGCCGATGCTGATCCTCGCCCGCGTCCTGGGCCTCACCGAGGCGGAGGGCCGCCGGCTCGTCGAGTCCAACGCCATGGTGTTCCGGGGCGGCGAGGACGCGATCCTGCACGACGGCATCATCAAGGACATCCTCGGCGCACTCGTCGACCGCAAGCGGGCCGAGCCCGGCTCCGACTTCACCACCGGCCTGCTGGAGCATCACGCGGCCCTCGACCACGACGAGGTCGTGAGCCACCTGCGCCTGGTGCTGATGGCCGGGCACAGCACGACCAGCAACCTGCTGGCCCGGGTGCTGCAGCTCGTCCTCACGGACCCCGCGCGACTCTCCGGCCTGACCAGCGGTCAGGTGACCATCACCGCGCTGGTGGAGGAGGTCATGTGGAACTCCCCGCCGCTGTCGGTCCTGCCGGGCCGCTTCGCCGTCAGCGACGTGGAACTCGGCGGGCACCGCATCCAGGAGGGCGACCTGCTCGTCCTCGGTCTCGCACCCGGCAACCTCGACCCCGAGATCCGGCCCGACCCGGACGTCTCGGTGCAGGGCAACGAGTCGCATCTGGCCTTCAGCGCCGGCCCGCACGAGTGCCCCGGGCAGAGCATCGGGCTGTCCATCATCCAGATCGCGGTGGACGTCCTGCTGTACCGGCTGCCGGGCCTGCGCCTGGCCGTGCCGGCGGAGGAGCTCACCTCGACCGCGTCCACCTGGATGTCCGTGCTGGACAGCCTGCCGGTCGAGTTCGCGGTGTAG
- a CDS encoding nitroreductase family deazaflavin-dependent oxidoreductase, with product MPLEGDYEPSPAAWVREQVELYESSGGKEGNTLMDTGLPVILLTTLGAKSGKIRKTPLMRVEHDGKYAIVASQGGAPKHPVWYFNVKSHPDVELQDGPVKQDMTAREVTGAEKAEWWDRAVAAFPPYADYQKKTSREIPVFVVEPK from the coding sequence ATGCCTCTTGAGGGCGACTACGAGCCCAGCCCGGCCGCCTGGGTGCGGGAGCAGGTCGAGTTGTACGAGAGCTCGGGCGGGAAGGAGGGCAACACCCTGATGGACACCGGGTTGCCCGTCATTCTGCTCACCACCCTGGGGGCGAAGAGCGGGAAGATCCGCAAGACGCCGCTGATGCGGGTGGAGCACGACGGGAAGTACGCCATCGTCGCCTCGCAGGGCGGCGCGCCCAAGCACCCGGTGTGGTACTTCAACGTCAAGTCCCACCCGGACGTCGAGCTTCAGGACGGGCCGGTCAAGCAGGACATGACCGCGCGCGAGGTCACCGGGGCGGAGAAGGCCGAGTGGTGGGACCGCGCGGTCGCGGCCTTTCCGCCGTACGCCGACTACCAGAAGAAGACCAGCCGGGAGATCCCGGTGTTCGTGGTCGAACCGAAGTAA
- a CDS encoding DUF4235 domain-containing protein: MAKSRKKLKLPLVDAPLGSVLSWAGGALGALAFRRTWKALRGEDDAPDALDRDRGWGEVLLAAAVQGAVFAVVRSAVDRTGATAIERSTGVWPTAGRGGRD, from the coding sequence ATGGCCAAGAGCAGGAAGAAGCTGAAGCTCCCCCTCGTGGACGCACCCCTGGGTTCCGTGCTGAGCTGGGCCGGCGGGGCGCTGGGCGCGCTGGCCTTCCGCCGCACCTGGAAGGCGCTGCGCGGCGAGGACGACGCGCCGGACGCCCTGGACCGGGACCGCGGCTGGGGCGAGGTGCTGCTGGCCGCGGCGGTCCAGGGCGCGGTCTTCGCGGTGGTGCGCAGCGCCGTGGACCGTACCGGCGCGACGGCCATAGAGCGGTCCACCGGGGTGTGGCCGACGGCGGGCAGGGGTGGGCGGGACTGA